In the genome of Pithys albifrons albifrons isolate INPA30051 chromosome 30, PitAlb_v1, whole genome shotgun sequence, the window GCTATGGCAGCTCAACATATGCTAGATGACAATGAGGACCGGCATGGCCAGTCTGGACTTTTCAAGACGGTTCCTGTAGCCCCTGGCGTGGAAGTACCAGTCCTTCAGAACGCTGGTGAGGTGCAAGAGGCCGCCGCAGCTGCCGAAGCCTCAAATTCCGCTACGTCAGCTGCCGATGCTGGGGACTCTGGCTGCCGTCCGAAAACGTTGAGGTCGACCCCGCTCCCGCCCAGCAGCTCCAGCGACTCTGATTCCGATGGCGACATCAACCGCAAGCGCCGAGATCGGGGCTCTCAGATCCCCTCCGCTCCGCGCTATCGGCCGCTGCCGTGGGCTccaccaccccctccccccgccGGCATCACGGATAACCTGAGGGCTCTTGACTTCGGGAATGATGTAATGATAGAGTCGGGTGGGGGGTTACTACTGCGTCCTAGGAATGGGGGACATTGGTCCGGGATAATACGGGATGCCTTGCTGGAGGGTGATTGGGCGGCGGTAGGGACTTTGGGGTCTCATTGTGGGTTTCCCGTACTGCAAACTACCAACCCGTAGGGCCAGGCCGTAGGTACTCACAAGCCTTATGAATGGAAGCTGTTACAGCAGCTACGAGCTACGGTTACTCAATACCAGCTGCATAGTGAACCGGTAAAGCAAATGCTGGGGTATGTCTTTAGCGCAGAACTTTTGTGTCCAAATGACTGCATGGCCTTGGGAAAAATTGCTGTGCACACCATCTCAATATGTGCAGTGGGAAAGGTTATGGGAGGAGGAATGTAGAAAGGTTGTGAATACACCAGTGCCGCAGGGGCATGCATTGCATGGGTTACAGCTCAATATGCTAATGGGGCAAGGCCCGTACGCAGCGACTCCCAGACAGCTCCAGTTTCCTGCTGAGTTCCATAGAGCgtctgcagaggcagctcatAAGGCGTAGTTGCGTATcccaacagagaaaaaggggCCAAACTGGGCGAATGTGCGTCAGGGTGAGCGGGAGACTTATGAGACCTTTATTAATCGCTTAGTCAGTGCTTTGGAATCTGACGCGGATTTGCAAGAAGGTATGAGGGAGAATCTCCTTAAGACCTTCGCCTTTGAACATGCAAATAGCAAAACTAGATTGCTCTTAAGCACTTTGCCTAAGGAGGCCTCGCTGGTGGATATGCTGAACCGTGTTTCCAAAGCTCAGGCACaacaacaaaatgtatttttagctgAGGCTGTGGGGGAGGCTGTGAAGGAGCAGAATAAGTCTATCACAAATATGCTTCAACAGCTCCCCATGCTCGTGGCAGTTGTAACACGGCCGCATCCCAGAAAGGGGGATGGGCGTCGCAATGGCAACCGGGTGTGTTTTCGTTGCAGCAAGCCAGGGCATGTTCGTAAACAATGCATGGCTGGACCAGTGTGGTGCACCTTGCGTCAAAGTAGGAGTCATGCCGGCGAAGCGTGTAGAAGGTCGGGAAACGGGATAGCGAGCGCGAATGGGGGTCGCATGGGGACAACAGTAACTCCCAATGTTGTGAATGGGGCGCTCCCGCCACTGCCGGGAGCCTTGGGATTGACCTGACAACAACAGTAGATGTTGTCTTGACTGACACGTCTCCCCAAATGATTCCTACTGGGTGGCAGAAACCGAGAGACTCCTTTGGGGCATTGTTGTTGGGTCGATCATCGGCAGGGCTTAAAGGATTAGTGGTGCTGCCAGGCTTGATTGACGCTGATTACATGGGGGAGGTTAAAATAGTAGCACACACCTTGCAACCCCCCATGGTCATCCCAGCGGGAAGCCGCATAGCCCAAGTCGTGCCGCTGACCAACCTGCTACAAACAATGTCCTTAGGGAAAAGTGTGAGTAACATTCGAGGTGATCGTGGTTTTGGTTCTTCAGGGCCAGTGGCGTGTTTGTCGCTGCAGCTAAAATCACAACCCATTTTGAAAGTCATTCTCTCCTATAACGGAGAGCGGTACCCTATTCAGCTGCTGCTAGACACGGGGGCAGATGTCACAATGGTTAGCCAAACTTTGTGGCCGCCGCATTGGCGTTACAGGTGGCCACGGAAGGGGTTACTGGCCTCGGGGGCATAACCACGGCAAGGACATCCCTTGGTCCTGTACAGATTGCTACCGAAGAATCGGTGGCTTAATGGGAGTAACGCTGTCTACCGTAGGAACGTTTTTTTCACAGTGGCCATTGGAAAGCTGCCACCACCCCGGCCACTCGTCTGGCTGACCAATGAGGCTGTCTGGGTGGAGCAATGGCCGTTGACAAAAGAGCGGCTGGAAATTGCTCATCAACTCGTATCAGAACAAGTTGAACAAGGCCATTTAAAGGAGTCTGTTAGTCCATGGAACACCCCGATATTTGTCGTGCCAAAGAAGTCAGGGAAGTGGCGTTTGCTTCACAACTTGCGAAAGGTTAATGAGCAGATGCAGCCTATGGGGGCAGTGCAGTCAGGTCTACCAAACCCGGCTATGTTGCCTGAAAATTGGCCACTGCTGATTATTGATCTTAAGGATTGCTTTTTCACAATCCGTTTACACCCTAATGATACTCAGAGGTTTGCATTCACCCTGCCTTCGCTTAATAGGGCAGAACCGGCGAAACGGTTTGAATGGACCGTCCTGCCCCAAGGCATGAAGAACAGCCCCACCTTATGTCAGCTCTATGTAGCGGCTGCGCTAGCTCCACTAAGGCAAGCATGGCCACATGTATTAATTTACCAGTACCTAGACGATGTGGTTTTCTGTCAACAACAGTCCTTTACTTCTGAACAAACTCAGCAAATCCTTGACACCCTCTCTGCCTTTGGACTTCAAATAGCACAGGAAAAGCTCCGGATTAGCCAGCCTTGGAAGTATTTAGGGTGGGCTATTTCAGATTCAGTGATCTGTCCCCAAAAACTGACCATATCAACAGAGGTTGTTACCCTGCATGATGCTCAGAAACTATTAGGGGATCTGCAATGGGTACGGCCAGTGGTAGGCTTACGGAATGAAGACCTTGCACCTCTGTTGCCGCTGCTGAAGGGTACAGACCCTACCcagcctgtctgtgtctctgatGCACAGCGTATGGCCCTCCAAAACATTGTAGACAAAGTTAATAATAGATGGGCAAACCGCAGAATTctcaattttccatttttggtttttgttctcCTGTCGGCCCCATTCGTGAATGCAGTGATTGCtcaatggcaaaagaaaaaggggggaaaacagAAGGAGAGAGTGTGTTTGATAGAGTGGGTATTTGGTCCAGTTATGCCCAAGAAAAGCATTGTACCACTCATTGAGAGCATGGCAAACCTCATTATGAAGGCTGGAACAAGGACAGTTGCCATTTCAGGGGCAGAACCAGAATATGTCCATCTGCCCATGACACCAACAGAACTTGAATGGGCCTTGAATAACTCAGAGGTGCTCCAACGAAGCTTGCTAGGATGGTCAGGTTCCATAACCACAGAATTTCCTACAGGGAAACTTGGGGCCTTGTTAACCACGCAGAGATGGTCAGGCATACCCTTGTGCTCTAGAATACCGCTGGTGGATGCTGTCACTGTGTTTACTGATGCAGGGAAGTTATCGAAAACTGCTGCCATTGTGTGGAAAACAGGTAATCAGTGGCAAAAGAAAGTGCTAAAGGGAACTGCTGAGGATACATTGCAGACACTAGAACTTACCGCGGTATGTTGGGCATTTAATCACTGGATGATGAGTTCATTGAATGTAGTAACAGATTCATTGTACGTTGCAGGTGTGGCCCAGCGCATTGAGGATGCAGCAATAAGAGAAACTGGTAGGGCGTGATTATTGCGATTGTTCCAACAGCTCCAGCAAGCTACTCGACAGCGCAGCTTGCCGTATTGTGTAATTCACATACGGAGCCATCAGGGGAGTTTGGGTCTGGGACAGGGCAATGCAAAGGCAGATGCACTAGTCTCTGCAGCAATAACGATCCACTGTCCACTTAACAAATTTGAATCTGCCAGGATGGCGCATAATCAATTTCACCAAAATGCTAAAGGTCTGATGAGGGACTTTGAGCTCTCTCAGGCAGAGGCCTCTGGAATTGTGAGAACTTGCCCTCAATGCAGCCACCATGGGCCTGGAATTGGCATGGGAGTAAATCCACGAGGGTTAAAAGCCCTAGAAATATGGCAAATGGACGTCACACACGTATCTTCTTTTGGGAGGCTTAAGTACGTCCATGTCACAGTTGACACTTACTCGCGGTTTGTATGGGCCACTGCACAAACAGGAGAAAGGGCTTTGCATGTTAAACGGCACCTGACGCAGTGTGTGGCAGTCATGGGGGTTCCAGAAACCATCAAAACAGATAATGGGCCTGCATATGCCAGTCAAAGTGTGAAAAAGTGGTTTCAACATTGGGGAATTAAACATGTAACAGGGATTCCACACTCCCCTACCGGACAAACTGTAGTTGAACGAACCAATAAAACCTTAAAGGAATACTTGGATAAATTTAAGGATGAATTAGATATTCAGGAGAAGCTAAACAAGGCACTCTTTGTAATGaatcatttatgtatttttgggGATAATGCAGAACCTGCAGCTCTATTACATGGTAGAGCTCTGCCCAAAATACAGCCCAACTGTACTGTCAAGGTTACTTATAGGGATCCTAAAACAGGTGAATGGAAAGGCCCTGCTGAAGTAATATTCTTTGGGAGAGGCTATAATTGTGTTTTAACACCAACAGGACCTCAATGGATTCCGGCAAAGTGGACCAAGGCAGCCACCAAACAACAAGATAAAGACACACCAGATGACGACAATCAGCGTGGCAACGATATCACCTTTCGAGATCAACCTGTTGGACTCTGCCAATTGTTTGGGTCTGCTTAGGTCATATAAGTTGTCACCTGTAATAACGATAGAACTGTGTATGTTTGGTAGTTCTGCTGTTATGAGTGAAGTTAGCCTTACTCTGCTGCCAACTCAGGATATTTGGTTTGTCTTTGCCAACGTAACCAGACAGCAAGAGACTTGTATTAGCTAATCTCAAGTAAGAAATCCTTTTATCACATGGTTAAGTAGTATTTTAAGTCTTCTTAACTCTAATCAGTGCCTTACAACTCTTGCTATGCCGGCATTTATCTGTTTTAGTGACTAGTGTGGATAAGGTTTCTCTTTTAAGTTTTTAGTTTACTTTCTTAAGATTAATAAGTTAGCATTGTAATTCGGTTAAGTCTTAATGATAttattgctgtgtgtgtttatattatACTCTTAGGATGTTAAGTTAGGTATGTTAAGTAAGCCATTCTGCAGACAATCAAACATtgatagttaaaaaaaataaacggGGGAATTGTTGGGATTTCatatgctcttagatctaaagtgtgagttgtgtattgaacttgtttctgtacttatcgtgttgtagcttcaaggactagttaatgaggtcagcagctcctgccaccctctcaacagatgtgtgtaatcggcCAATTAGAGCAGGCATTGTCatgcaaacagcattgttaaccacttatcagtgccaaggtggcggAGCTGCGGagggattcagcttttgaagtgtataagagttttgtgagcggatgaataaagttgcctgttgcagtaacttctgtgaagttgtctcagcaggtcacaaacccgtCTCCCTCCGTTACAATGACCCACTTGCCCAACTAGCTCCTCCCTGGGCCTGGGACCACCAATCATGGGACCCCCATTCTCCTGGGACCTTCCTCCCCTGGCTCCCATTTCCTGGGACCTCCATTTCTCAGAATCCCCAGTCCAATGGCAACCCAACCCCTGGGATCTCCATCTCAAGACTAATTCCTTAGGGCCCATGTTATATGGGAGTCTGTCCCAGGAACCCTATTTCTGGGCTACCCATTCCCTGGGACACCCACTCTTCGCTCCCCACATTCCCTGAGTCCCCCACTCATGGGAAGCCCTTGTCCCAGCATgtctctgctgtgtccccaccccatccccaccATGTGTCACTAACACATGGGAGATGGACGAGATGGCGCTTCATTCCTCTGTGTCCTAAAAGCTCCATCCTGGGGACAGGTGGGCCTGGCAGTGTGTGACAGCCAGTCCGGATGGCTGGGGACACTGGATAGCTGGGAACGTGGTGCTGCTCCTGTATGGTGAGTGCCCTGGTCATGGACCTGATGCCACGGAGATGGCGCCCGGTGAGGCAGAGACCAGTGTCAGGGGCTGCCCAGTGGGGAAGGGGCACAGGAGATCTGCAGGGTCCTCTGAGGTCCCCAAGGCCAGCAGAGCCAGTCCATGGAGGTTGACACCCTGTGTGACCAGGGTCCTGGTGTGGCTGTGGGTACAGGAATGGGGGGCAGGTGTTTGGAGCTGAGGATTTAGAACAGGGATCTGGGGACTGGCAAGAtgaagctggagcagctgtggggacaggaaCAAGGGGACAGGGATGCAGTGATATGGAGAAGGGGACAAGCACCATGGGAATGGGCCATGGGGACAGGTGCCATGGGAATGGGATCATGGGCACAGAGGTGTGGGGAtgtggctgtggggacaggtgCCATGGAGCTGGTGGAGGTGACCTGTACCAGCACGGTTTGACCttggtgtccctgtgcctgaggTGTCCACAGCATCCTCATGTCCTGGCTCAGCCTGGAGTGGCCATGGTGACACACTGTCagggcagctcccacagcccatCCACTGATTGCTGGTGTCCCCACTGTGCCACCCCTACCCAgttgctttcccttctcccttccagaCCAGATCCTGGTCCTTGCTGGTGAGTCCTGGGGAGGATGGAATGTCCCTCACACCACTGTTCCCAGTTCCATTGTGGTGCTGGCAGGCTGGTATCCCCTATCTTACCTAGAGACACCCAGACCACCCAGTTCCTCCTGAATTCCCCCTGGACACTGTCAGTGCTGTGGGACCAGGTGACACTGATCTCAACCAGGGCTCGAGGACTCCTGGTGCCACTTCCTGGTACAAGAACAGGCAGCACTAGGGGTAGAACAGACCTGATCACTTGGTTGTCAGTGAGAATGGCACCTACTATTGCCACAGATCCGACACTGGGCTCAGCCCCACCGTGTGTGTCTTAAATGGTGAGGGAGAAGAAGAGTTTGGGCTCTGGATGAGCTCCGCTCCATGAGTGGCCTCACACCCCTCAGGTGACAAGAGCACGTCCCCATGCAAATCGGGACATCCCAGTGCACCACTGGAGCATCCCTTGTATATACTGGTGCATCCCAGTGCATCCCAGGGTGGTGGGATGCCACTGGTACATTCTGGTTCTTGTGGGTCCTCCCTGGTTtcccctggagccccctggggcaATGGGggctcccagagctcctgggtgccatagggtgTCCTTTGGTGCCTCCCTGAGCCTCATGGTATGACAGGTTCCCCTGTCCTCCAGactggctggtgctgcaggtccTGGCGCAGACGCTGGTGGAGGGGGACACGGTGacactgtgctgctggggctggcgGAAGAGTTCGGTCACCCAACTGCGATTTTACCACAAGGGGAAGGAACTGGAGGGGTCTCTCGAGGGGACCAAGCTGTCCTTGCccccactgcagctgcagcacagtggGTGCTACCACTGCAGGGGCAGGTTGGGCTCTGATCTGCCACAGTGGTGGGAGGAGTCTGTGccggtgccagtgccagtgcaaGGTGCAAGGTGAGCATTCCCACACTCCCACAGCCTGATACCCCAACACCCTGATATACTTACAGTCCCACACCTTCATACCCTGACATTCCCTCACCCACTCCACAGTGGGCTGGGGTCACCCTGTCCCCCTCCAGTGATAGTGCCTGGTGAGCACCCCCACACTCCCACACCTGACAGCCCCACATGCCCTACCCAGTGGACTTGGGGTCACCTTCCCCCACACATCTTCCCAGAGCTCTTTCCggtgccagtgctggagggTCCCACCGAGCCCACTGCGGGATCCCCACTGAATCTCAGCTGCCTCAGCCCCCTCagtcccctgcagccccaagTCTCTCTTCTGCACCTCTTCTACAGGAACGGGGTGCTGGTGGGGGGCCCGCAGGTGtccctccagctctggctgcctGCTGTGGGAGTCTCCCACTCAGGGAATTACACCTGTGAGGTGCACTCTGAGGTGGGGGCCATGTGGAAGAGCAGCACCTGGCTCTGTGTCACAGTGTGCAGCGAGTGTGGGGATGGAGAGAACTCTGACAACCTCCCCAGGTACCCCCATGCCTCCCTGATTGTCCTTTGTCCCCACTGGGGTGCCATCCACCCCCCTCATTACCACCCTGCATGTGGCACCCACCACTCCCCATGTTCCCTTTTCCATGTCTCACATCTCTCACCCCACCACTATCCTGCGTCACAGTCCTGAGTGAGTGGGATCAAGCTCTGAGTGCCCCATCCACAGCATCCACCATCCCCCCTCAACCTGCCCCGAAATGCCCCCAACAACTCTCCCCATACCGGGTTCCAGCTTCTCCCTGTGGCCTCAGGCCCATCTCTTCCCCTGCAGTGCATGGGGCCAGTGCCACCATCACCTCTGgacccccatccctgcaggtgttggCAGGTGACCCTGCGACCCTGCGCTGCTCAGTGCATGTGGGCTCAGCACCTGTGACCTTCACCTGGTTGTGGGACGAGTGGGAGGTGGTCTGGGGTCCCCTCCTGGTGCTCGGGGACATTGAGCTGGGACATTCTGGCACCTACCAGTGTGTGGCCACCAACCAACCCTGTGGGAACACGGGGACACAGGTGGGATCACATGGGATCACTGGGGAGCACATCACACCCCAGGTGGCAGGTGACCCCAgtgtgtcccccctgtccctaGTGGTTGCTGCAGGGGTCAGTGGGTTCCGCCTGTTCCTTGTCTTGCTCCTGGGTGCCATCATGTGCTGCCACCACTGGCATCTCGTGGGTGGGTGACAGTGGGGGGAGACTGGGGTCCTTGGGGGTGTTGGAAGTGTCCCAGTGTCTGGAGATGATGGGGTGGCACCCACAGAGCCTGACTTTGGGGATGGATTGGCTCAGCCCTCAGTGATGTTTGCTTGGGGTCCAGGGGAGTTTGGGAGGATTTTGGATAGTCTTGGGGGGCTCCTGGGACATCTCAGGTAGGACTTGAGGAATTGGAGAATTCCATTTCTGACAGAGCTGAACAAATAAACACCATTTCTGCCAGTTTAATGAAAAGTTTAATTTTGGGTCCAATAGCAGGGAGAGGGGTCTTGTgcccccctggcactgggatggagaATGGGGAGCCCTTGGTGTATGGGAAGCACTGGAGAAGCACTGGGAAGGGTTATAAGGCATGCCTGGGGATTCTGGAAGAACTGGGAGAATGGGGAACACTGACAGGGTGGGCACCTGCAGGAGccatggggaaaaaacacacaggTGGGTGCCCTTGGGTGGAGAccctcagtgcccacagtggcctccagtgccccccagtgtcGCGGCACATTCTTGTAGATGTTTTTGGGGTCCTGCAGTCACTTGTGGGGTCCCAGTAGCTCCTTATAGGTCACCTGGGGGACCTGGAGGGGAAGCACAGATGGACCCCTGGAGGGCCCCTGCAAGACACACAAGTTGGAGGGACTGAGGTGGGGAGTGACACATATGGGTGATGTGTCTCTGCCTCCCCACCCCATACTTACCCCTTGCCTGCTTGGTGACCACAACATGGGTGTACAgcacctctccctcctctgaggggtctgggggttCCAGGGTTGCCCTGCAGGGATAAGGGTGTGTCAGCAGTGTCTGGGGAGGGGAGAAGTGGGGGCCATGGCCAGAgacctgtcctagttcagcaagctgggaccaatttatcactgtgtaggtgtgaccaaagctgtgtatgctaaaccctctatgccatttctcatgaactgttaacaatggaccatttgcagcatcTGCCCGGGGCACACCTGATCCCTCAGGGTGTAAgttgggtgttaaagaagcctgtgagataag includes:
- the LOC139683969 gene encoding uncharacterized protein, with translation MEKDAAQQLFLEFLAVRGVAASTKKLLCLLVWAKKAGLFKLSSQLFDVLEWQEVGDKLREKAIDGGKEAKELGPTWREVMSHLKQYQAEKKVAMAAQHMLDDNEDRHGQSGLFKTVPVAPGVEVPVLQNAGEVQEAAAAAEASNSATSAADAGDSGCRPKTLRSTPLPPSSSSDSDSDGDINRKRRDRGSQIPSAPRYRPLPWAPPPPPPAGITDNLRALDFGNDDLNGFRQSGPRQPPNNKIKTHQMTTISVATISPFEINLLDSANCLGLLRSYKLSPVITIELCMFGSSAVMSEVSLTLLPTQDIWFVFANVTRQQETCIS
- the LOC139683861 gene encoding LOW QUALITY PROTEIN: Fc receptor-like protein 3 (The sequence of the model RefSeq protein was modified relative to this genomic sequence to represent the inferred CDS: deleted 2 bases in 1 codon; substituted 2 bases at 2 genomic stop codons), giving the protein MAPDQILVLADTQTTQFLLNSPWTLSVLWDQVTLISQGSRTPGATSWYKNRQHXGXNRPDHLVVSENGTYYCHRSDTGLSPTVCVLNDWLVLQVLAQTLVEGDTVTLCCWGWRKSSVTQLRFYHKGKELEGSLEGTKLSLPPLQLQHSGCYHCRGRLGSDLPQWWEESVPVPVPVQELFPVPVLEGPTEPTAGSPLNLSCLSPLSPLQPQVSLLHLFYRNGVLVGGPQVSLQLWLPAVGVSHSGNYTCEVHSEVGAMWKSSTWLCVTVCSECGDGENSDNLPRPISSPAVHGASATITSGPPSLQVLAGDPATLRCSVHVGSAPVTFTWLWDEWEVVWGPLLVLGDIELGHSGTYQCVATNQPCGNTGTQVGSHGITGEHITPQVAGDPSVSPLSLVVAAGVSGFRLFLVLLLGAIMCCHHWHLVGG